Proteins encoded within one genomic window of Polypterus senegalus isolate Bchr_013 chromosome 6, ASM1683550v1, whole genome shotgun sequence:
- the LOC120531601 gene encoding tricarboxylate transport protein, mitochondrial-like isoform X2 yields the protein MFEFLSNQAKDSTGRLDNTRSLLCGLGAGVAEAILVVCPMETIKVKFIHDQNSTIPRYRGFYHGVREIIQDQGLRGTYQGLTATVLKQGSNQAIRFFVMTSLRNWYKGEDPHREMNPLVTGVFGATAGAASVFGNTPLDVIKTRMQGLEAYRYKNTLDCAYQILRNEGPLAFYKGTVPRLGRVCLDVAIVFVIYEEVVKFLNRFWKTY from the exons ATGTTTGAGTTCCTTAGTAACCAGGCAAAAGATAGCACAGGGAGACTGGATAACACACGTAGTCTGCTGTGCGGACTGGGTGCAGGGGTGGCAGAGGCTATATTAGTTGTCTGTCCTATGGAGACCATCAAG gTGAAGTTTATTCATGATCAGAACTCCACAATTCCCCGATACAGAGGTTTCTATCATGGAGTGCGAGAAATCATTCAGGATCAAG GGTTAAGGGGGACATACCAGGGTCTAACTGCAACTGTTCTGAAGCAGGGGTCCAACCAAGCTATTCGTTTTTTTGTTATGACTTCCCTCCGCAACTGGTATAAAG GTGAGGATCCCCACCGAGAGATGAACCCTCTTGTAACTGGTGTTTTTGGGGCAACTGCAGGAGCTGCAAGTGTCTTTGGTAACACCCCCCTTGATGTTATAAAAACTAGAATGCAG GGACTGGAGGCTTATCGATATAAAAACACCCTGGACTGTGCATATCAGATTCTGCGCAATGAAGGGCCACTCGC GTTTTACAAAGGAACAGTCCCCCGTTTGGGCAGAGTGTGCCTAGATGTGGCAATTGTGTTTGTTATCTATGAGGAGGTGGTGAAGTTTCTCAACAGATTTTGGAAAACCTACTAA
- the LOC120531601 gene encoding tricarboxylate transport protein, mitochondrial-like isoform X1 codes for MSSRLSPFTVTDGPCSLRSQFFLSGPVTRCVSTGAVCAAKAESDVRASSCRVLSAAAVGREKLTHPGKAILAGGIAGGIEICITFPTEYVKTQLQLDEKANPPRFKGIGDCVKLTVQDHGFKGLYRGLSSLLYGSIPKSAVRFGMFEFLSNQAKDSTGRLDNTRSLLCGLGAGVAEAILVVCPMETIKVKFIHDQNSTIPRYRGFYHGVREIIQDQGLRGTYQGLTATVLKQGSNQAIRFFVMTSLRNWYKGEDPHREMNPLVTGVFGATAGAASVFGNTPLDVIKTRMQGLEAYRYKNTLDCAYQILRNEGPLAFYKGTVPRLGRVCLDVAIVFVIYEEVVKFLNRFWKTY; via the exons ATGTCTTCCAGGTTATCACCGTTCACTGTCACTGACGGCCCGTGCAGCTTGCGCTCTCAGTTTTTTCTGTCTGGTCCCGTTACGAGGTGTGTCTCGACAGGTGCTGTCTGTGCCGCAAAAGCGGAAAGCGACGTCAGAGCGAGCAGCTGCAGAGTGCTGTCCGCAGCCGCTGTGGGGCGTGAGAAGCTCACACATCCGGGAAAGGCGATTCTGGCAG gtgggATCGCTGGTGGCATAGAGATCTGCATTACTTTTCCAACAGAGTATGTAAAAACACAACTGCAGCTTGATGAAAAGGCAAATCCTCCGCGTTTTAAAGGCATTG GCGACTGTGTGAAGCTAACTGTACAAGACCATGGCTTCAAAGGCCTGTATCGGGGACTCAGCTCTCTGCTCTATGGATCTATTCCTAAATCAGCTGTCAG GTTTGGAATGTTTGAGTTCCTTAGTAACCAGGCAAAAGATAGCACAGGGAGACTGGATAACACACGTAGTCTGCTGTGCGGACTGGGTGCAGGGGTGGCAGAGGCTATATTAGTTGTCTGTCCTATGGAGACCATCAAG gTGAAGTTTATTCATGATCAGAACTCCACAATTCCCCGATACAGAGGTTTCTATCATGGAGTGCGAGAAATCATTCAGGATCAAG GGTTAAGGGGGACATACCAGGGTCTAACTGCAACTGTTCTGAAGCAGGGGTCCAACCAAGCTATTCGTTTTTTTGTTATGACTTCCCTCCGCAACTGGTATAAAG GTGAGGATCCCCACCGAGAGATGAACCCTCTTGTAACTGGTGTTTTTGGGGCAACTGCAGGAGCTGCAAGTGTCTTTGGTAACACCCCCCTTGATGTTATAAAAACTAGAATGCAG GGACTGGAGGCTTATCGATATAAAAACACCCTGGACTGTGCATATCAGATTCTGCGCAATGAAGGGCCACTCGC GTTTTACAAAGGAACAGTCCCCCGTTTGGGCAGAGTGTGCCTAGATGTGGCAATTGTGTTTGTTATCTATGAGGAGGTGGTGAAGTTTCTCAACAGATTTTGGAAAACCTACTAA